In Saccharothrix syringae, the following are encoded in one genomic region:
- a CDS encoding glycerophosphodiester phosphodiesterase family protein, whose protein sequence is MPPDIVAHRGASTRRPEHTLAAYELALDQGADGLECDVRLTRDGHLVCVHDRRINRTSDGVGVLSTMTLAQLRGHDFGSWHGGEPAGVLTLEELLGLAHDRGARLFVETKHPVRYGAQVERVLAAVLGRYRVEAVMMSFSVLAVHRFKKLKPDVPTVLLYDRLWPRNLPRFADYAGPGVHLLRRHPDRGRDTYVWTVDDPADVALCRERGVRFLATNNPGETRRLLAANLTPDQP, encoded by the coding sequence GTGCCGCCCGACATCGTCGCCCACCGGGGCGCCTCCACCCGCCGCCCCGAGCACACCCTGGCCGCCTACGAGCTGGCCCTGGACCAGGGCGCCGACGGCCTGGAGTGCGACGTGCGGCTGACCCGCGACGGCCACCTGGTCTGCGTCCACGACCGCAGGATCAACCGGACGAGTGACGGCGTGGGCGTGCTCAGCACGATGACGCTCGCGCAGCTCCGCGGGCACGACTTCGGTTCCTGGCACGGCGGCGAGCCCGCCGGGGTGCTCACCCTGGAGGAGCTGCTGGGCCTGGCCCACGACCGCGGCGCGCGCCTGTTCGTCGAGACCAAGCACCCCGTGCGGTACGGGGCGCAGGTCGAGCGCGTGCTGGCCGCCGTGCTCGGCCGGTACCGGGTCGAGGCGGTGATGATGTCGTTCTCCGTGCTGGCCGTGCACCGCTTCAAGAAGCTCAAGCCGGACGTGCCCACCGTGCTGCTCTACGACCGGCTGTGGCCGAGGAACCTGCCCCGGTTCGCCGACTACGCAGGTCCCGGTGTTCACCTGCTCAGGCGTCACCCGGACCGGGGACGCGATACCTACGTGTGGACCGTCGACGACCCCGCGGACGTGGCGTTGTGCCGTGAGCGGGGTGTTCGCTTCCTCGCCACCAACAACCCGGGCGAGACGCGCCGGCTGCTTGCGGCTAACTTGACGCCCGACCAGCCCTGA